The proteins below are encoded in one region of Macrococcus armenti:
- a CDS encoding HAD-IC family P-type ATPase, with protein sequence MNDKWHTFNFKDVLSSLNSSKSGISEENIQKLQNTHGKNTLPQKQRQSNILKFLSHFNDFLIYVLLLAAIITGLLGHFLDMAVILMVTIINALIGYIQEAKSEKALDSIRNMMTNEAIVIRNGKHLTIPSEDIVIGDIVVLAAGAKVPADVRLIETNALNIEESALTGESLPVKKHTNAIYSAAPLGDRKNMAYSGTSITSGSGKGVVVAIGEHTEIGKINTAMHQMDSTITPLMQQTSQFGKRVSVAIVVLSIFIFIFGVIVRDYDIVDLLLSVIALAVGAIPEGLPAVISIILAFGVQSMAKKQAIVKNLPSVETLGAVSVICTDKTGTLTKNEMTVTDLILPNCTYEVTGTGYAPNGEIRALNTCKHDESTLHKFITCVKTVNESHLAQNKDGHYYITGDPTEGCLMTLSNKYKEPLNNIEILDKIPFDSKYKYMAYLVLENHQKRIYIKGAPDRILARTEMNDAIRSKWESSIDDVASMGKRLIAAGYKDVSDDYESLSHDDLNKGIIMLGLAGIIDPPRESSKHAVQECQKAGITVKMITGDHKATAMAIGKQLGIGDGKHAVLGQDLDQMNDEEIYEAATTHHVFARTSPENKLQLVRALQHHDQIVSMTGDGVNDAPALKRADIGVAMGIKGTEVSKDAARMILVNDNFDTIVDAVKEGRRVYDNLKKTILFILPTNGSQGLLIMAAILFGISIPLTPVQVLWVNMVMAVTISFALAFEPLENGAMLRPPRQKQKPLLGTYFLVRILLVSLLVAGAILTVNFYLETHQLAHSVVNTITLQSLVFALIFHLYNCRDLNQFAINRDFFKNKMAFLITAILIILEIVITYVPIFNRILKTAPLELHYWLIPIGIGLFVFIVVEIEKWFTRTILNIEA encoded by the coding sequence ATGAATGACAAATGGCATACATTTAATTTTAAAGATGTGTTAAGTTCACTTAATAGTAGCAAGTCAGGCATATCGGAAGAAAATATACAAAAACTGCAGAATACACACGGTAAAAACACATTACCACAGAAACAGCGCCAATCAAACATACTTAAATTTCTCTCGCACTTCAACGACTTTTTAATTTATGTCCTTTTATTAGCTGCTATCATTACAGGCTTACTCGGACACTTTCTTGATATGGCTGTAATCTTGATGGTTACGATAATAAACGCACTTATCGGTTATATCCAGGAGGCTAAGTCTGAAAAAGCACTCGATAGTATTCGCAATATGATGACAAACGAAGCGATTGTAATTAGAAATGGCAAACATTTAACGATTCCTTCAGAAGACATTGTTATTGGCGATATCGTCGTACTTGCAGCCGGCGCAAAAGTACCTGCTGATGTTCGTCTTATAGAAACAAATGCATTAAACATAGAAGAATCTGCACTTACCGGAGAATCACTTCCAGTTAAGAAGCATACTAATGCAATTTATAGTGCCGCACCACTTGGTGATCGAAAAAACATGGCTTATTCGGGTACTTCCATCACTTCCGGATCAGGTAAAGGTGTTGTTGTTGCAATAGGAGAACATACTGAAATCGGTAAGATTAATACCGCGATGCATCAAATGGATTCAACAATAACACCATTAATGCAACAGACATCACAATTCGGAAAACGCGTAAGTGTCGCAATTGTTGTATTATCCATTTTTATATTTATATTTGGTGTCATCGTTCGTGATTACGATATCGTTGACCTACTTCTGTCTGTTATCGCACTAGCTGTCGGTGCAATACCTGAAGGGTTACCTGCAGTAATTTCCATCATATTGGCATTTGGTGTGCAATCAATGGCGAAAAAACAAGCAATCGTAAAAAACTTACCCTCCGTTGAGACGCTTGGTGCCGTTTCAGTAATCTGCACAGATAAAACAGGCACACTCACGAAAAATGAAATGACTGTAACAGATTTAATACTTCCAAATTGTACTTATGAAGTTACTGGTACAGGTTATGCACCAAACGGAGAAATACGTGCACTCAATACATGCAAACATGATGAGTCTACACTTCATAAGTTTATTACATGTGTTAAAACAGTTAACGAATCACATCTTGCCCAAAATAAAGACGGTCATTACTATATCACAGGTGATCCAACTGAAGGATGTTTAATGACACTTAGTAATAAATATAAAGAACCATTAAATAATATTGAAATTCTCGACAAAATTCCATTTGATTCAAAGTATAAATATATGGCCTACCTTGTATTAGAAAATCATCAAAAACGAATATATATTAAGGGTGCTCCTGATAGAATACTCGCACGCACCGAAATGAATGACGCTATACGAAGTAAATGGGAATCTTCTATTGATGATGTTGCTTCAATGGGTAAGCGTCTCATTGCAGCTGGATATAAAGATGTATCTGATGACTATGAATCGCTCTCTCATGATGACTTAAACAAAGGTATTATAATGCTTGGACTTGCCGGCATTATCGATCCACCACGTGAATCGTCTAAACATGCAGTTCAGGAATGTCAAAAAGCAGGAATAACCGTAAAGATGATAACAGGAGATCATAAAGCGACGGCCATGGCGATCGGAAAGCAACTCGGTATTGGTGATGGTAAACATGCAGTTTTAGGACAGGACCTTGATCAAATGAATGATGAAGAGATTTATGAAGCTGCAACTACACATCATGTATTCGCACGTACGAGTCCTGAGAATAAACTACAGCTTGTTCGTGCACTACAACACCATGATCAAATCGTTTCTATGACCGGTGATGGTGTAAACGATGCACCTGCATTAAAAAGAGCCGATATCGGAGTAGCTATGGGCATTAAAGGTACTGAAGTATCCAAGGATGCTGCCCGTATGATTTTAGTTAATGACAATTTTGATACTATTGTTGATGCTGTAAAGGAAGGTCGCAGAGTTTATGACAATTTAAAGAAAACAATACTCTTTATATTACCTACAAACGGTTCACAAGGTTTATTAATAATGGCTGCCATTTTATTTGGTATATCAATTCCTTTAACACCAGTGCAAGTTTTATGGGTAAATATGGTCATGGCCGTAACAATATCATTTGCATTAGCTTTTGAACCATTAGAGAATGGTGCAATGTTAAGACCACCAAGACAGAAACAAAAACCATTACTGGGCACTTACTTTTTAGTACGCATATTATTAGTATCATTATTGGTTGCCGGCGCAATTCTTACTGTAAATTTTTATCTAGAAACACATCAACTGGCGCACAGTGTTGTTAATACAATCACACTTCAATCTTTAGTTTTCGCATTAATATTCCATTTATATAATTGTCGCGACTTAAATCAATTTGCAATCAATCGAGATTTCTTTAAAAACAAAATGGCATTCTTAATAACAGCTATCCTTATAATTCTTGAAATCGTTATTACTTACGTTCCAATTTTCAATCGCATATTGAAAACTGCACCTCTAGAACTACATTATTGGCTCATTCCAATTGGTATTGGATTGTTCGTATTTATTGTCGTGGAAATTGAAAAATGGTTTACGAGGACAATATTAAATATTGAAGCATAA
- a CDS encoding PPK2 family polyphosphate kinase: MDINKYKVHYDSSFSFKNYPSSENKKSKNDDIKNNIIPKLTDELHTLHLKLHAAEENGILVVLQALDAAGKDEVISYIFSNLSAQGLKTTSFGKPNETERKHDYLWRFHEGLPERGQIGILNRSYYEDVLAPRIHDLVEAKETPDSAEEKNIWHTRYRQINDYERYLTENGFIVIKFFFNMTYEEQRNRLIERMTNPEKNWEFSFNDVKERQYWDDYQAIFKEMLEETSTEHSPWYVLPADDEWHTRQIVTEVMIDTIKQLKPEFPTISDEDKADLDKALDMLKNEK, encoded by the coding sequence ATGGATATTAACAAATACAAAGTGCATTACGATTCATCATTTTCATTTAAAAATTATCCTTCATCTGAGAATAAAAAATCAAAGAATGACGATATAAAAAATAATATAATACCAAAACTGACTGACGAACTTCATACATTGCATTTAAAGCTGCACGCAGCAGAAGAAAATGGCATATTAGTTGTACTACAGGCGCTTGACGCTGCCGGTAAAGATGAAGTTATTAGCTATATTTTCTCAAATTTAAGTGCACAAGGATTAAAAACAACTTCTTTCGGGAAACCAAACGAAACAGAGAGAAAACACGATTACTTATGGCGCTTTCATGAAGGCCTGCCTGAACGTGGCCAGATCGGTATTCTTAATCGCTCATATTACGAAGATGTACTCGCACCTCGCATTCACGATTTAGTTGAAGCAAAAGAAACACCTGATAGTGCCGAAGAGAAGAATATATGGCATACGCGTTACAGACAAATCAATGATTATGAACGATATTTAACGGAAAATGGATTTATAGTAATTAAGTTCTTCTTTAATATGACTTACGAAGAACAACGTAACCGACTAATAGAACGCATGACAAACCCAGAGAAAAACTGGGAATTTTCCTTCAATGATGTGAAAGAACGTCAATATTGGGATGATTATCAAGCAATCTTTAAAGAAATGCTGGAAGAGACCTCGACTGAGCACAGCCCGTGGTATGTTCTCCCAGCTGATGATGAATGGCACACACGCCAAATTGTAACGGAAGTGATGATCGATACAATTAAACAATTGAAACCTGAATTTCCAACAATATCTGATGAAGATAAAGCAGACTTAGACAAAGCATTAGACATGCTAAAAAATGAAAAGTAA
- a CDS encoding YibE/F family protein: protein MAIVGRKNGIKAFLAIFINMFMLALAVLSVVLNVNVILVALCFSIIMALFNILIINKYNNVSISALISTFVTFIISLIFIYAVTKFGMIQGFPMEDGEEIATYSLRIGVSFFNVMLFVIMISVLGAIIDLSVSIASSMEYIYLNEPHLTRSELYRSGLNVAKDILSTTTNTLYFAYLGTGMTLMIWFKNVGYSFEQIINSKVFSQEILMIISGGVAVAIAIPVTCLTASYIIYHQLVKRSV from the coding sequence ATGGCAATTGTCGGACGCAAAAACGGAATAAAAGCTTTTCTTGCAATATTTATAAACATGTTCATGTTGGCACTTGCAGTACTTTCTGTTGTGCTCAATGTGAATGTCATATTAGTAGCACTTTGCTTCAGCATCATAATGGCTTTATTTAATATATTAATTATTAATAAGTATAACAATGTTAGTATTTCCGCTTTAATTTCAACATTCGTTACGTTTATTATTTCACTAATTTTTATATATGCGGTGACGAAATTCGGAATGATTCAAGGATTCCCGATGGAAGATGGAGAAGAGATTGCAACGTACTCATTACGTATAGGCGTATCGTTCTTTAATGTCATGCTCTTTGTCATTATGATTAGCGTGTTAGGGGCGATTATTGACTTGTCTGTATCTATTGCATCAAGTATGGAATACATATATTTAAATGAACCGCACTTAACACGTAGTGAACTGTATCGTTCCGGACTGAATGTTGCGAAAGATATATTAAGCACGACTACAAACACGTTATACTTTGCCTATTTAGGTACGGGGATGACATTGATGATCTGGTTTAAGAATGTAGGCTATTCATTTGAACAAATTATTAATTCTAAAGTGTTTTCCCAGGAAATATTAATGATTATTTCTGGAGGAGTTGCGGTTGCAATTGCAATTCCTGTAACGTGTTTAACAGCGAGTTATATTATTTACCATCAATTAGTAAAGCGCAGCGTGTAA
- a CDS encoding metal ABC transporter substrate-binding protein has translation MNTKIFSKIIVFFALAAFLLSACAQDKTEGKIKIVTSNSIIYDMTKSIAGDHAVVTNIVPIGQDPHDYEVKPKDIKAITDADVVLFNGLNLETSSGWFQKALKQGGKKLGDDNVIAVSNGVKKIFLKAHHDDNAIDPHAWLSIDNGILYSKNIASALEKADKKHSKAYHHNMEQYTKRLTALSTQYKDKFNDIPKSKRHLITSEGAFKYFSRDYDLSHAYIWEINTEKQGTPEQMKQAINFVKNHDVKSLFVETSVDKRSMQSLSEMTKTPIYGEVYTDSIGQKGTDGDSYYKMMEHNIKTIHNGLK, from the coding sequence ATGAACACAAAAATTTTCTCAAAAATCATTGTTTTCTTTGCACTGGCAGCATTTTTATTAAGTGCATGTGCGCAAGATAAAACTGAAGGAAAAATTAAAATCGTAACATCAAACTCCATTATTTACGATATGACGAAATCAATTGCAGGTGATCATGCAGTTGTCACTAATATCGTACCTATCGGACAGGATCCGCACGACTATGAAGTAAAACCGAAAGATATTAAAGCTATTACTGATGCTGACGTCGTATTGTTTAATGGGCTGAATTTAGAGACTTCAAGCGGATGGTTTCAAAAAGCATTAAAACAAGGTGGTAAGAAATTAGGCGATGACAATGTTATTGCTGTGAGTAATGGTGTTAAGAAAATTTTCTTAAAGGCACATCATGACGATAATGCGATTGATCCACATGCATGGTTAAGTATTGATAACGGTATTCTTTACAGTAAAAATATCGCTAGTGCGCTAGAGAAAGCAGATAAAAAACATTCAAAAGCGTACCATCATAATATGGAGCAATACACGAAACGCTTAACTGCATTAAGCACACAGTATAAAGATAAATTCAATGATATTCCAAAGTCAAAACGTCATCTCATTACGAGTGAAGGCGCGTTCAAGTACTTCAGTCGAGATTATGATTTGAGTCATGCTTACATATGGGAGATTAATACGGAAAAACAAGGTACACCAGAACAGATGAAGCAAGCGATAAACTTTGTCAAAAATCATGACGTTAAATCTTTATTCGTCGAAACGAGCGTCGATAAACGTAGCATGCAGTCACTCAGCGAAATGACTAAAACACCGATTTATGGTGAGGTCTATACAGACTCTATCGGTCAAAAGGGTACAGATGGAGACAGTTATTATAAAATGATGGAGCATAATATAAAAACCATTCATAACGGGTTGAAATAA
- a CDS encoding metal ABC transporter permease — protein MSFIAEISNYPFLSRALITAAIVGIAAGVVGCLIILRGLSLMGDAMSHAVLPGVALSFLLHIPMFIGALFTGLLTSLFIGAITDRSKTKKDAAIGIAFTLFFSIGVVMISMMETTTNLYHILFGDILTVTKEAMYTTLFVSLAVLIIIIVSYRQLKLTTFDPVFSRMNGINPAFWHYTVMIMLALITVVSLQTIGIILVVAMLITPASSAYLISKSLHKMMLLSATFGLFSAVTGIYISYILNVPSGACIVIIATLIYLVIFTLNQTKKRFITKG, from the coding sequence ATGAGTTTTATTGCTGAAATCTCAAACTATCCATTCTTATCACGTGCATTAATTACAGCAGCGATTGTCGGAATCGCAGCAGGTGTAGTAGGCTGTCTTATCATATTACGCGGATTAAGTTTAATGGGTGATGCGATGAGTCACGCTGTATTGCCAGGTGTTGCATTAAGCTTTCTATTACATATACCAATGTTTATCGGTGCATTATTCACCGGTCTCTTAACGAGTCTATTTATCGGGGCAATAACAGACCGATCTAAAACAAAAAAAGATGCTGCGATTGGCATAGCATTTACGCTATTCTTCTCTATCGGTGTCGTAATGATCAGCATGATGGAAACGACGACAAATTTATACCATATATTATTCGGAGATATCCTTACGGTAACGAAAGAAGCAATGTACACAACACTTTTTGTTAGTCTCGCTGTACTCATCATTATCATTGTCTCTTATAGACAACTTAAGTTAACGACGTTCGATCCGGTCTTCAGTAGAATGAATGGCATTAACCCCGCATTCTGGCATTACACTGTAATGATAATGCTAGCACTTATTACAGTCGTCAGCTTACAAACAATAGGCATTATTCTTGTCGTTGCAATGTTGATTACACCTGCATCAAGCGCATATTTAATTTCTAAAAGCTTACACAAGATGATGCTTTTATCTGCGACATTCGGATTATTCAGTGCAGTTACCGGTATATATATCAGTTATATACTGAACGTTCCAAGTGGTGCATGCATCGTGATTATCGCAACATTAATCTATCTCGTAATATTTACACTCAATCAAACAAAAAAACGATTCATAACGAAAGGATGA
- a CDS encoding metal ABC transporter ATP-binding protein, which translates to MLSINNLNVFIDGRHILRNINYTQQLTGKLIGVLGPNGAGKSTLFKSMLSFIRSTGSVYVDNKPLNKQLTRCAYIPQKSSIDIEFPITVIDTIRSGLSPSPLMKYRADNKKVNELMTLMELNDIQHKLISDLSGGQLQRVLIARSLMEEKDIYFLDEPFVGIDFKSYEIIKDCIFKLKSNQKLIFIVHHDLRSAPELFDECILLNKEIIAQGPTESILTDDNIKQTYFVQGGV; encoded by the coding sequence ATGCTTTCAATCAATAATTTAAACGTTTTTATAGATGGTCGTCATATTCTTCGTAACATTAATTATACACAACAATTAACAGGAAAGCTTATAGGAGTTTTAGGTCCGAATGGCGCCGGGAAGTCTACATTATTTAAAAGTATGCTTAGTTTTATTCGCTCAACTGGATCGGTGTATGTTGATAATAAACCATTAAATAAGCAACTTACACGTTGTGCCTATATTCCTCAGAAATCATCTATAGATATCGAATTTCCTATCACTGTTATTGATACGATTAGATCCGGTTTATCCCCATCCCCTTTAATGAAGTATCGTGCGGATAATAAAAAGGTGAATGAATTAATGACGTTGATGGAATTAAATGATATTCAGCATAAACTGATCAGTGATTTAAGTGGCGGCCAGTTACAGCGCGTATTGATCGCAAGAAGCCTTATGGAGGAAAAGGATATTTACTTTCTGGATGAGCCTTTTGTTGGTATTGACTTCAAAAGTTACGAAATCATTAAAGATTGTATCTTCAAATTAAAATCAAATCAAAAACTCATCTTTATTGTGCATCATGATTTAAGGTCAGCTCCTGAATTGTTTGATGAGTGCATTTTACTGAACAAAGAAATTATTGCCCAAGGTCCTACTGAAAGCATACTTACTGACGATAACATTAAACAGACATATTTCGTTCAGGGAGGTGTTTAA
- a CDS encoding metal-dependent transcriptional regulator, which translates to MLTEEKEDYLKCIYHNNGLNEYVSNKKIATHLGIKPPSVTEMTNRLEKEGYITTKPYKGARLTEVGEKEVARIVKRHRLIECFLIESLGYRWDEVHMEAEVLEHRVSDLFIERLDEMLCYPEYCPHGALIPRESLQEEELHMVTELNAGDSFILSKVHDEVALLSYLYENDIKINDRLRIDSIDEANQIMYLNKGDKSVSLSMDNAKKLYYK; encoded by the coding sequence ATGTTAACTGAAGAGAAAGAGGATTATTTAAAATGTATTTATCATAATAATGGTTTGAATGAATATGTTTCCAATAAAAAAATTGCAACACATCTTGGGATCAAGCCACCCTCTGTAACAGAGATGACGAATCGATTAGAAAAAGAGGGGTATATTACAACTAAACCTTATAAAGGGGCAAGGCTGACAGAAGTTGGAGAGAAAGAAGTTGCCAGAATTGTAAAACGTCATCGCTTAATTGAATGCTTTTTAATAGAATCGTTAGGCTATCGCTGGGATGAAGTTCATATGGAAGCGGAAGTGCTCGAACACCGTGTATCAGATTTATTTATAGAACGCCTCGATGAGATGCTCTGTTATCCTGAATATTGTCCGCATGGTGCATTAATTCCAAGAGAGAGCTTGCAGGAAGAAGAACTTCATATGGTTACCGAACTAAATGCAGGTGATTCATTTATTCTTTCAAAAGTTCATGATGAAGTGGCGTTGTTATCGTATTTATACGAGAATGATATAAAGATTAACGATAGGTTGAGAATTGATTCGATTGATGAAGCGAATCAAATTATGTATTTGAATAAAGGTGATAAGTCTGTAAGTCTGAGTATGGATAATGCCAAAAAATTATATTATAAATAA